The following are encoded in a window of Alosa sapidissima isolate fAloSap1 chromosome 12, fAloSap1.pri, whole genome shotgun sequence genomic DNA:
- the c12h1orf52 gene encoding UPF0690 protein C1orf52 homolog, whose amino-acid sequence MTEKKKSDSLNFFMGYDDLSDSSDSSDDEGPKSSKTKDGASASRSDGSQQGTKRAAGGTPLPKPDDLFRSVSKPTFLYNPLNKQIDWESRIVKAPEEPPKEFKVWKTNAVPPPESYATEEKKKGPPPGMDMAIKWSNVYEDNGDDAPQAAIGKARFLPEDEQLPDPESDDDDADDSKSSKKRRVETFQQKEKRKRDMGQATSDKTFVEEEKRILRQARD is encoded by the exons ATGACAGAAAAGAAGAAGTCGGACTCTCTTAATTTTTTTATGGGTTATGATGACCTAAGCGACAGCAGTGACAGTAGCGATGATGAGGGCCCGAAATCATCCAAGACCAAAGATGGGGCCAGTGCGTCTCGTAGCGATGGATCCCAGCAAGGAACCAAACGAGCCGCTGGTGGTACGCCTTTGCCCAAACCCGACGATCTCTTCAGATCTGTTTCAAAGCCTACTTTCCTCTACAAtccattgaataaacaaatcgATTGGGAAAGCCGCATCGTCAAAGCGCCGGAGGAG CCCCCCAAGGAGTTCAAAGTATGGAAAACCAATGCGGTGCCACCGCCAGAGAGCTATGccacagaggagaagaaaaagggCCCACCGCCAGGCATGGACATGGCTATTAAGTGGTCCAATGTTTATGAGGACAACGGAGACGATGCTCCGCAGGCCGCCATTGGAAAAGCGCGCTTCCTACCTGAAGATGAACAGCTACCCGACCCCGAGTCAG ATGACGACGATGCCGACGACTCCAAGTCTTCAAAGAAGCGCAGGGTGGAGACCTTCCagcagaaagagaagagaaagagagatatgggCCAAGCTACCTCCGATAAGACCtttgtggaggaggagaagaggatccTGAGGCAGGCCCGGGATTGA